A portion of the Meriones unguiculatus strain TT.TT164.6M chromosome 14, Bangor_MerUng_6.1, whole genome shotgun sequence genome contains these proteins:
- the Abhd17c gene encoding alpha/beta hydrolase domain-containing protein 17C isoform X1, producing the protein MPEPGPRMNGFSLGELCWLFCCPPCPSRIAAKLAFLPPEPTYTVLAPEQRAPAPAATPAPAPAAQPAPAEEGAGPGACSLHLSERADWQYSQRELDAVEVFFSRTARDNRLGCMFVRCAPSSRYTLLFSHGNAVDLGQMCSFYIGLGSRINCNIFSYDYSGYGVSSGKPSEKNLYADIDAAWQALRTRYGVSPENIILYGQSIGTVPTVDLASRYECAAVILHSPLMSGLRVAFPDTRKTYCFDAFPSIDKISKVTSPVLVIHGTEDEVIDFSHGLAMYERCPRAVEPLWVEGAGHNDIELYAQYLERLKQFISHELPNS; encoded by the exons ATGCCCGAGCCCGGCCCCAGGATGAACGGCTTCTCGCTGGGCGAGCTGTGCTGGCTCTTCTGCTGCCCGCCTTGTCCGAGCCGCATCGCCGCCAAGCTGGCCTTCCTACCGCCCGAGCCCACCTATACGGTGCTGGCGCCCGAGCAGCGCGCGCCTGCGCCCGCGGCGACCCCCGCGCCCGCCCCGGCGGCACAGCCCGCTCCGGCCGAGGAGGGCGCGGGCCCCGGCGCGTGCAGCCTGCACCTGAGCGAGCGCGCCGACTGGCAGTACTCGCAGCGCGAACTGGACGCCGTCGAGGTCTTCTTCTCGCGCACGGCCCGCGACAACCGGCTGGGCTGCATGTTCGTGCGCTGCGCGCCCTCCAGCCGCTACACGCTGCTCTTCTCTCACGGCAACGCCGTGGACCTGGGCCAGATGTGTAGCTTCTACATCGGTCTGGGCTCGCGCATCAACTGCAACATCTTCTCCTACGACTACTCGGGCTACGGGGTGAGCTCAGGCAAGCCCTCCGAGAAGAACCTCTACGCGGACATCGACGCCGCGTGGCAGGCGCTGCGCACCCG GTATGGCGTGAGTCCTGAGAACATCATCCTCTACGGACAGAGCATTGGCACTGTTCCCACCGTGGACCTGGCTTCTCGGTATGAGTGTGCGGCGGTCATCCTGCACTCACCTCTGATGTCTGGTTTGCGTGTTGCTTTCCCGGATACCAGGAAAACGTACTGCTTTGATGCTTTCCCCAG CATTGACAAGATATCTAAAGTCACCTCTCCTGTGTTGGTCATTCACGGCACTGAAGATGAGGTCATTGATTTCTCCCACGGCCTGGCAATGTATGAGCGCTGTCCCCGTGCTGTGGAGCCCCTGTGGGTTGAGGGTGCTGGGCACAATGACATAGAGCTCTATGCACAGTACCTAGAACGACTAAAACAGTTCATATCTCACGAGCTTCCCAACTCCTGA
- the Abhd17c gene encoding alpha/beta hydrolase domain-containing protein 17C isoform X2 → MPEPGPRMNGFSLGELCWLFCCPPCPSRIAAKLAFLPPEPTYTVLAPEQRAPAPAATPAPAPAAQPAPAEEGAGPGACSLHLSERADWQYSQRELDAVEVFFSRTARDNRLGCMFVRCAPSSRYTLLFSHGNAVDLGQMCSFYIGLGSRINCNIFSYDYSGYGVSSGKPSEKNLYADIDAAWQALRTRYGVSPENIILYGQSIGTVPTVDLASRYECAAVILHSPLMSGLRVAFPDTRKTYCFDAFPSFFPQYIAEASQLALPFPGKASAVVVHGLKILLDLLIATILLLLKK, encoded by the exons ATGCCCGAGCCCGGCCCCAGGATGAACGGCTTCTCGCTGGGCGAGCTGTGCTGGCTCTTCTGCTGCCCGCCTTGTCCGAGCCGCATCGCCGCCAAGCTGGCCTTCCTACCGCCCGAGCCCACCTATACGGTGCTGGCGCCCGAGCAGCGCGCGCCTGCGCCCGCGGCGACCCCCGCGCCCGCCCCGGCGGCACAGCCCGCTCCGGCCGAGGAGGGCGCGGGCCCCGGCGCGTGCAGCCTGCACCTGAGCGAGCGCGCCGACTGGCAGTACTCGCAGCGCGAACTGGACGCCGTCGAGGTCTTCTTCTCGCGCACGGCCCGCGACAACCGGCTGGGCTGCATGTTCGTGCGCTGCGCGCCCTCCAGCCGCTACACGCTGCTCTTCTCTCACGGCAACGCCGTGGACCTGGGCCAGATGTGTAGCTTCTACATCGGTCTGGGCTCGCGCATCAACTGCAACATCTTCTCCTACGACTACTCGGGCTACGGGGTGAGCTCAGGCAAGCCCTCCGAGAAGAACCTCTACGCGGACATCGACGCCGCGTGGCAGGCGCTGCGCACCCG GTATGGCGTGAGTCCTGAGAACATCATCCTCTACGGACAGAGCATTGGCACTGTTCCCACCGTGGACCTGGCTTCTCGGTATGAGTGTGCGGCGGTCATCCTGCACTCACCTCTGATGTCTGGTTTGCGTGTTGCTTTCCCGGATACCAGGAAAACGTACTGCTTTGATGCTTTCCCCAG CTTTTTCCCACAGTACATTGCAGAAGCTAGCCAGCTTGCATTGCCGTTTCCAGGAAAAGCATCAGCAGTTGTAGTACATGGTCTCAAGATTTTGCTTGACCTGTTAATTGCCACCATTCTGCTCTtgctgaagaaataa